The stretch of DNA TCCGGGCCACCGCCAGGGCGTCGCCCTTGGGCAGCCCGTCGGTGACCAGCAGCGCGGCCACCTCCGGCGTGGTGCGCACCCGCCCGGACGCCACCGCCCGCCGGGCCGACGGCACCTTGTCGGTGACGTCGACCATCCGGGCCGCGCCGGCGCGGTCCAGGTGGGTCAGGGCGGGTTCGGTCACGACACCCCCGCCCCGACCGCCTCGGGCGCGACGCTGATCCGGGCCTGCGCGGCCGCCGCGCCGATGGCCTGCGCCACCGCCGGCGACACGCTCGCGTCGAACACGCTGGGCACGATGAAGGAGGCGTTGAGCTGCTCCGGGAGCACGACGTCGGCGATGGCGGTCGCGGCGGCCAGCAGCATCTCGTCGGTGATGCGGTGCACGCCGGCGTCGAGCAACCCGCGGAACACCCCGGGAAAGGCCAGCACGTTGTTGATCTGGTTGGGGAAGTCCGACCGGCCGGTGGCGACCACGGCGGCGTGCTTCTGCGCCTCCAACGGGTCGATCTCCGGGTCCGGGTTGGCCAGCGCGAACACGACCGCCTTGTCGTTCATGGTCGCGATGTCGGCGCCGACGAGCAGGTTGGGTGCGCTCACCCCGATGAACACGTCCGCCCCGGCGATGGCCTCCTTGAGGGTGCCCTGCTGGTTGTGCGCGTTGGTCTTCTCGGCGACGTCGGCCAGGTTCGGGTCCATGCCCTGGCGACCGCGGTACACGATGCCGTTGATGTCGACGGCGACGATGTCCTTCGGAGCCTGCAGCAGGATCAACCGGATGATGGCGTTGCCCGCCGCACCCACGCCGGAGATGACGATCTTGCAGTCGGCGATGTCCTTGTCGACCACCCGCAGCGCGTTGCGCAACGCCGCGACCACGCAGATCGCGGTGCCGTGCTGGTCGTCGTGGAACACCGGGATGTCGAGCTTGGCCCGTAGCCGCGCCTCGATCTCGAAACACCGTGGGGCGGCGATGTCCTCGAGGTTGATGCCACCGTAGACGGGGGCGATCAGCTCGACGGTCCGGACGATCTCGTCGACGTCGGTGGTGTCCAGACACACCGGCCAGGCGTCGACGTTGGCGAACCGCTTGAACAGCGCGGCCTTGCCCTCCATCACCGGCAGCGCCGCGGCCGGGCCGATGTTGCCCAGTCCCAGCACCGCGGTGCCGTCGGTGACGACGGCGACGGTGTTGCGCTTGATGGTGAGCCGGCGGGCGTCGGCCGGGTTCGCCGCGATCGCCAGGCACACCCGGGCGACCCCCGGGGTGTAGGCGCGGGAGAGGTCGTCGCGGTTGCGCAGCGGGACCTTGGAGGTCACCTCGATCTTGCCGCCCAGGTGCACCAGGAACGTCCGGTCGGAGACCTTGCGCACCTCGACACCGTCGAGAGCATTGACCGCAGCGGTGATCTCGTCGGCGTGCTCGGCCGACAGCGCGTTGCACGAGAGGTCGACGACCATCAGGCCGGCGGTGGACTCGACCACGTCGAAGGCGGTGATGACGCCACCCGCGCGGCCGACCTCGCCGGTCAGGTCGCCGGCGGCCGACGCCGACGGCGGGGCCGCGATCCGCATCGTGATG from Nakamurella deserti encodes:
- a CDS encoding NAD-dependent malic enzyme, translated to MAVPGPGYSITMRIAAPPSASAAGDLTGEVGRAGGVITAFDVVESTAGLMVVDLSCNALSAEHADEITAAVNALDGVEVRKVSDRTFLVHLGGKIEVTSKVPLRNRDDLSRAYTPGVARVCLAIAANPADARRLTIKRNTVAVVTDGTAVLGLGNIGPAAALPVMEGKAALFKRFANVDAWPVCLDTTDVDEIVRTVELIAPVYGGINLEDIAAPRCFEIEARLRAKLDIPVFHDDQHGTAICVVAALRNALRVVDKDIADCKIVISGVGAAGNAIIRLILLQAPKDIVAVDINGIVYRGRQGMDPNLADVAEKTNAHNQQGTLKEAIAGADVFIGVSAPNLLVGADIATMNDKAVVFALANPDPEIDPLEAQKHAAVVATGRSDFPNQINNVLAFPGVFRGLLDAGVHRITDEMLLAAATAIADVVLPEQLNASFIVPSVFDASVSPAVAQAIGAAAAQARISVAPEAVGAGVS